In one window of Prevotella sp. E13-17 DNA:
- the gcvT gene encoding glycine cleavage system aminomethyltransferase GcvT, with amino-acid sequence MAIKQEKEEQEKRTCLYDRHVAEGAYMTPFAGFIMPIHYKDIQLEHKAVRHQCGLFDVSHMGEVTVKGCQAEAFVQHLFTNDIAGAPIGKVFYGMMCYEHGGTVDDLLVYKMGENNFFLVINAANIDKDWAWIQQQADGYDVELANKSDYYGQIALQGPESEHVMETVLNIPCRELSFYTAKSIGDIIVSRTGYTGEDGFEIYAPHAYIQECWDKLIAAGVQACGLGCRDTLRFEVGLPLYGDELSEDISPVMAGLTMFVKFDKPEFIGRSALLKQKTEGVARKLVGIELKDKAIPRHGYEVLKDGETIGEVTTGYHGISVDKSICMALIDSRYAALGTEVEIQIRKKTFPGVIVKKRFYEKHYKK; translated from the coding sequence ATGGCTATAAAACAAGAGAAAGAAGAACAGGAGAAAAGGACGTGCCTCTACGACCGCCATGTGGCTGAGGGTGCCTATATGACTCCTTTCGCAGGCTTTATCATGCCTATTCATTACAAGGATATACAACTTGAACACAAAGCCGTACGGCATCAGTGCGGACTCTTTGACGTCAGTCATATGGGCGAGGTCACCGTCAAGGGATGCCAGGCAGAGGCTTTCGTGCAGCATCTCTTCACCAATGACATTGCCGGGGCCCCGATAGGAAAGGTTTTCTATGGCATGATGTGCTATGAGCATGGTGGGACGGTCGATGATTTGTTGGTGTATAAGATGGGTGAGAACAATTTCTTCCTTGTCATCAACGCTGCCAATATTGATAAAGACTGGGCATGGATTCAGCAACAAGCAGATGGCTACGATGTGGAGTTGGCCAATAAGTCTGACTACTACGGTCAGATTGCTCTGCAGGGGCCAGAGTCTGAGCATGTGATGGAAACGGTGTTGAACATTCCTTGTCGCGAACTGAGTTTCTATACTGCAAAGTCTATCGGTGATATAATCGTTTCGCGCACCGGTTATACAGGTGAGGATGGCTTTGAAATCTATGCCCCTCACGCCTATATTCAGGAGTGTTGGGACAAGCTGATTGCAGCAGGCGTTCAAGCTTGCGGACTAGGTTGTCGCGATACGTTGCGCTTCGAAGTGGGACTTCCTCTTTATGGTGATGAACTTTCGGAAGACATTTCGCCCGTGATGGCGGGGCTTACGATGTTCGTAAAGTTTGATAAGCCCGAGTTTATCGGACGCAGTGCACTCTTAAAACAGAAGACAGAGGGCGTCGCTCGTAAACTGGTTGGTATCGAGCTAAAAGACAAAGCCATACCTCGTCATGGCTATGAGGTGCTGAAAGATGGTGAGACAATCGGCGAGGTGACGACAGGTTATCATGGCATTTCTGTGGATAAGAGCATCTGTATGGCCCTGATTGATAGTCGCTATGCAGCGCTCGGAACCGAGGTTGAGATTCAGATTCGTAAGAAGACCTTCCCGGGTGTGATCGTTAAGAAACGTTTCTATGAGAAACATTATAAAAAGTAA
- the gcvH gene encoding glycine cleavage system protein GcvH — translation MAKVIEGLYYSESHEYVKIEGDYGYIGISDYAQHALGNVVYVDMPDVDDEVEAGSEFGAVESVKAASDLIAPVSGVVVGKNEALDDQPELINQDPYQNWIVKVELTDKTELDHLMDAKAYAAFCEH, via the coding sequence ATGGCAAAAGTTATTGAAGGACTCTATTATAGTGAGTCACATGAGTATGTAAAGATTGAAGGTGATTATGGCTATATAGGTATCAGCGACTATGCTCAGCATGCTCTGGGCAACGTGGTCTATGTTGATATGCCCGATGTGGATGATGAAGTGGAAGCCGGTTCTGAGTTCGGAGCCGTGGAAAGCGTCAAGGCCGCCAGCGATCTCATCGCTCCTGTTAGTGGCGTTGTCGTAGGGAAAAACGAGGCTCTCGACGATCAGCCAGAGCTTATCAATCAAGACCCCTATCAGAACTGGATTGTCAAGGTAGAGCTAACGGACAAGACAGAGCTCGATCATTTGATGGATGCTAAAGCCTATGCAGCATTCTGTGAGCATTAA
- the gcvPA gene encoding aminomethyl-transferring glycine dehydrogenase subunit GcvPA, whose amino-acid sequence MHKYFPHTESDLKDMLAQVGVSSLDDLYAEVPQEIRFQDDYQLPSEMSELEVRQLFERLGSQNQQLVCFAGAGVYDHYTPSVIPNLLQRSEFLTSYTPYQAEISQGTLHYIFEYQSMMTELTGMDISNASMYDGTTATAEAVMMAVAAGKKQNTVLVSETVDPKTLDVVKTYAHFHHIDIEMIPAKDGITDLSALRSQLSAGNVAGVVVQQPNYYGIIEDYEGFADAIHEQKALFIMNSIIADLALLKTPGEWGADIAVGDGQSLGIPMQWGGPYVGYMCCTEKLIRKMPGRIVGKTLDNRGQRAFVLTLQAREQHIRRQKATSNICSNQSLMALFVTIYCSLMGKQGLKKAAELSYAGAHYLCDELLKTNHFTLAYQQPFFNEFVVCYDGDLDALQRRMLEHGIFSGIKVADHQLMFAVTEKRTKEEIDKLVELL is encoded by the coding sequence ATGCATAAGTATTTTCCCCATACGGAAAGCGACCTGAAAGACATGCTCGCCCAGGTGGGCGTGTCTTCTCTTGATGACCTCTATGCAGAGGTTCCTCAAGAGATTCGTTTCCAGGACGACTATCAGTTGCCATCGGAAATGAGTGAGTTAGAGGTCAGACAGTTGTTCGAACGCCTGGGTTCGCAAAACCAACAGTTGGTATGTTTTGCGGGGGCTGGCGTCTATGACCATTACACACCATCGGTTATTCCCAACTTGTTGCAGCGCTCAGAATTCCTCACCAGCTACACGCCTTACCAGGCAGAGATATCGCAAGGCACGCTTCACTATATCTTTGAATATCAGTCTATGATGACAGAGCTGACAGGTATGGATATCTCTAATGCCTCGATGTATGATGGAACCACAGCAACTGCCGAAGCAGTGATGATGGCTGTGGCTGCCGGAAAAAAGCAAAACACAGTACTTGTCAGTGAAACTGTTGATCCCAAGACCCTTGATGTCGTGAAGACGTATGCCCATTTTCATCATATTGACATCGAGATGATTCCTGCCAAGGATGGCATCACAGACCTTTCAGCCCTCCGTTCTCAGTTGTCGGCAGGTAATGTGGCTGGCGTTGTGGTTCAGCAACCCAACTATTATGGCATCATAGAAGACTATGAAGGCTTTGCCGATGCTATTCACGAGCAGAAGGCACTCTTCATTATGAATAGTATCATTGCCGACCTTGCCTTGCTGAAAACACCAGGAGAATGGGGCGCAGACATTGCTGTTGGCGACGGACAGTCGCTGGGCATTCCCATGCAGTGGGGCGGTCCATACGTAGGGTATATGTGCTGTACAGAGAAGTTGATCCGCAAAATGCCGGGACGTATCGTCGGAAAAACACTAGACAACCGTGGGCAACGTGCCTTCGTCTTGACGTTGCAGGCACGCGAACAGCATATCCGTCGTCAGAAAGCAACATCGAATATCTGTTCCAATCAGTCGCTGATGGCGCTCTTTGTCACCATCTATTGTTCGCTCATGGGTAAACAGGGACTGAAGAAAGCGGCAGAGCTGAGCTATGCTGGTGCCCATTATTTGTGTGATGAACTGTTGAAAACCAATCACTTTACTCTGGCTTATCAGCAACCATTCTTCAATGAATTTGTGGTGTGCTACGATGGTGATTTGGACGCTTTGCAGCGCCGGATGTTGGAACATGGCATCTTTAGTGGCATCAAGGTGGCAGACCATCAATTGATGTTTGCCGTTACAGAGAAGAGAACAAAGGAAGAGATTGATAAACTGGTTGAACTATTATGA
- the gcvPB gene encoding aminomethyl-transferring glycine dehydrogenase subunit GcvPB, with protein sequence MNNRLYGNLIFELSQEGRCGYSLPQNRFGNYELPVSMRRAEDAQLPECDEMTVVRHYTNLSANNFGVDNGFYPLGSCTMKYNPKINEEMAALPQFSGLHPMQPAETTRGAEAVCTLLCKSLCELTGLHAFTLKPFAGAHGELTGLMVIKKYHESRGDENRRLVIVPDSAHGTNPASAAVCGMDIIEVKSLPDGTVDVEALKTLLAEHGMQVAAMMMTNPNTLGLFERQIPTIEKMVHAAGGLMYYDGANLNPMLGVARPGDMGFDVMHINLHKTFSTPHGGGGPGAGPVGVRKGLESFFPNVSPYHGNFAVAMRAYAYILSLGRENLKMVGPLATLNANYIKECLKDVYELPIDGLCKHEFVFDGLKDKSTGVTTMDVAKRLLDYGYHAPTIYFPLLFHESLMIEPTENESKETIDGFIQVMRQIAEEAKTDPELVKSAPHNTPIGRVDDVLAAKHPVTTYRQLQSDCIQ encoded by the coding sequence ATGAATAATCGATTATACGGAAACTTGATTTTCGAACTTTCACAAGAGGGACGTTGTGGCTATTCTCTTCCACAAAATCGTTTCGGCAACTACGAATTGCCTGTCTCGATGAGACGTGCAGAGGATGCTCAACTGCCAGAATGCGATGAGATGACGGTGGTGCGTCACTACACCAACTTGTCGGCCAACAACTTTGGTGTGGACAATGGCTTCTATCCACTCGGCTCTTGTACGATGAAGTACAACCCTAAGATTAACGAGGAAATGGCTGCTTTGCCTCAGTTCTCTGGTTTGCATCCTATGCAACCTGCAGAGACAACACGTGGCGCAGAGGCTGTTTGCACATTACTTTGTAAGTCGCTTTGCGAGCTTACGGGCTTGCATGCTTTCACGCTGAAACCCTTTGCCGGTGCTCATGGTGAGTTGACGGGACTGATGGTCATCAAGAAATACCACGAAAGTCGTGGTGATGAGAACCGTCGATTGGTCATTGTACCCGACTCGGCCCATGGTACCAATCCCGCCAGTGCTGCTGTTTGTGGTATGGACATTATAGAGGTGAAGTCACTGCCTGATGGTACCGTCGATGTAGAAGCCTTGAAGACCTTACTGGCAGAACATGGGATGCAAGTAGCAGCTATGATGATGACCAACCCTAATACGTTAGGACTGTTTGAACGTCAGATTCCTACCATTGAGAAAATGGTTCACGCTGCAGGTGGGCTAATGTACTATGATGGCGCCAATCTTAATCCAATGTTGGGGGTTGCCCGTCCTGGTGATATGGGTTTCGATGTGATGCATATCAATTTGCACAAGACATTCTCTACACCTCACGGCGGAGGCGGCCCTGGTGCGGGTCCTGTTGGTGTGCGCAAGGGGTTGGAATCGTTTTTCCCCAACGTGTCGCCCTATCATGGAAACTTTGCTGTTGCGATGCGTGCCTATGCCTATATCCTTTCACTGGGACGCGAAAATCTAAAAATGGTTGGCCCACTTGCTACGCTCAATGCTAACTATATCAAGGAATGTCTGAAGGATGTTTATGAGTTACCAATCGATGGCTTGTGCAAACACGAGTTCGTATTTGATGGTCTGAAGGATAAATCAACCGGTGTCACGACAATGGATGTCGCCAAACGCTTGTTGGATTATGGCTATCATGCGCCTACCATCTACTTCCCATTGCTCTTCCATGAAAGTTTGATGATAGAGCCAACAGAGAACGAGTCGAAGGAAACAATTGATGGCTTCATTCAAGTGATGCGACAAATTGCTGAGGAGGCAAAGACAGATCCAGAACTTGTGAAGTCGGCACCTCATAACACGCCTATCGGACGTGTAGATGACGTCTTGGCAGCAAAGCATCCTGTTACGACTTATCGCCAACTCCAGTCTGATTGCATTCAATGA
- a CDS encoding NAD(P)/FAD-dependent oxidoreductase, whose protein sequence is MSKTDLIVIGAGPGGYRAAEYAAKQGLKVVVFEGEEVGGTCLNVGCIPTKVYVHSASFDEARERKSQVVMQLRSGVESILAHPNITLVRGKAAFVDAQTVNNYTADHIIIATGSETKWLPVKGLDDPRVVDSTGLLNLETCPKRLAIIGAGVIGMEFASVFNRFGTEVTVIEYLKECLPALDSDIAKRLRKTLEKQGVTFKMKTAVEQIADIDADVILMATGRKPRTAGLNLESIGVRLAANGSIPVDSDFRITNLSSLAACYAIGDVNGKQMLAHAAEMQAVHVVNQIVGISDGIRFDIMPAAIFTTPEAACVGPTEDQLKERGIGYECRKAFHRANGKALTMNEPEGMLKLFCEPDGGRILGCHAFGAHSSDLIQEVSVLMCRDTTVKQLRDMVHVHPSLSEILLSAAE, encoded by the coding sequence ATGAGTAAAACGGATTTGATTGTCATCGGTGCGGGGCCTGGTGGCTACCGCGCTGCTGAATATGCCGCAAAACAAGGACTGAAGGTGGTGGTCTTTGAAGGTGAAGAGGTGGGAGGAACCTGCCTTAATGTGGGGTGCATTCCAACGAAAGTTTATGTTCATAGTGCTTCTTTTGATGAGGCTCGCGAGCGTAAGTCACAGGTTGTGATGCAGTTGCGGAGTGGGGTAGAGAGCATCCTTGCACATCCCAACATTACATTGGTTCGCGGAAAGGCCGCCTTCGTAGATGCACAAACAGTCAACAACTATACAGCAGATCATATTATCATAGCTACTGGTTCGGAAACGAAGTGGCTTCCTGTTAAAGGACTTGACGATCCACGTGTGGTCGATTCTACAGGACTTCTGAATCTTGAGACCTGTCCTAAGCGACTTGCTATTATTGGTGCTGGCGTGATTGGCATGGAATTCGCCTCGGTTTTCAATCGTTTTGGCACAGAGGTCACAGTGATAGAGTATCTGAAAGAATGTCTGCCGGCACTTGATAGTGACATAGCCAAGCGCTTGCGCAAAACCTTAGAGAAGCAGGGCGTGACGTTCAAGATGAAGACTGCGGTAGAGCAGATTGCCGATATCGATGCTGATGTCATCCTGATGGCTACGGGACGTAAGCCCCGTACTGCCGGTCTGAACCTCGAATCCATAGGTGTTCGCCTTGCCGCCAATGGCTCTATTCCTGTTGATAGTGATTTTCGCATAACCAACCTTTCCTCTTTGGCTGCATGCTATGCTATTGGCGATGTGAATGGAAAACAGATGCTGGCCCATGCTGCAGAGATGCAGGCCGTTCACGTGGTAAACCAGATAGTGGGTATAAGCGATGGCATTCGTTTCGACATTATGCCCGCAGCCATCTTCACAACACCCGAGGCTGCTTGTGTCGGTCCCACAGAAGACCAGCTCAAAGAGCGGGGTATAGGCTACGAGTGTCGAAAGGCCTTCCACCGAGCCAATGGCAAAGCGCTTACGATGAACGAGCCTGAAGGAATGCTGAAACTGTTTTGTGAGCCTGATGGCGGTCGGATATTGGGCTGTCATGCCTTTGGTGCACATAGTTCAGACCTTATCCAGGAGGTGAGTGTGCTGATGTGTCGCGATACGACGGTGAAGCAGTTGCGTGACATGGTTCACGTGCATCCATCGCTCAGCGAAATACTTCTCTCTGCTGCAGAATGA
- a CDS encoding DUF3822 family protein → MVENKNSKHVITMRIGRNTLSFSKHLEDDSVVNEPFIVKSGVSMAANLREAFKSSELLAESQDKVRVLIDTDVLMVPIELFEEATKDDMFYQAFPSRTQELVYFNVLPDLNAVAVFSMNRDLRLVIDDHFSDVTLLVAMLPVWRQLHQRSYTGPRHKLYGYFHEKRLDVFSFQQNRFKFCNVFDASHQNGSLYFLLYVWKQLQLASETDELHLCGNVPEADKLVVELKKYVKNVYLDEDNNR, encoded by the coding sequence ATGGTAGAGAATAAAAACAGCAAGCATGTCATTACCATGCGCATTGGACGCAATACACTTTCGTTTTCAAAACATCTTGAAGACGATAGCGTTGTCAATGAACCCTTCATTGTGAAGAGCGGTGTGTCGATGGCAGCCAATCTGCGTGAGGCCTTTAAATCGTCAGAATTGTTGGCCGAGAGTCAGGATAAGGTGCGTGTGCTGATAGACACCGATGTGCTGATGGTGCCCATTGAGTTGTTTGAAGAAGCTACTAAGGATGACATGTTCTATCAGGCATTTCCTTCCAGAACTCAGGAACTCGTTTACTTCAATGTGCTTCCCGACCTAAATGCCGTGGCAGTGTTCTCGATGAACCGTGACCTTCGCTTGGTCATTGACGATCATTTCAGCGACGTAACGTTGTTGGTCGCCATGTTGCCCGTGTGGCGACAGCTTCACCAGCGCAGCTATACAGGACCTCGTCACAAGTTGTATGGCTATTTCCATGAGAAGAGATTGGATGTTTTTAGCTTTCAGCAGAATCGGTTTAAATTCTGCAATGTGTTTGATGCTTCTCATCAGAACGGCTCGCTCTATTTCCTGTTGTATGTGTGGAAACAGCTCCAGTTGGCTTCCGAAACCGACGAGTTGCACTTGTGTGGCAATGTGCCCGAGGCCGACAAGTTGGTTGTTGAACTGAAGAAGTACGTAAAGAATGTTTATTTAGATGAGGATAATAACAGGTAA
- a CDS encoding RsmD family RNA methyltransferase: MRIITGKYKGRHFEIPRTFKARPTTDFAKENIFNVLVQYVDFDDAVALDLFSGTGSITLELISRGCSQVVSVEMDRDHHRFITDCLKKLGTDACIPLRGDVFRFLKSCHQQFDFIFADPPYALKELASIPDLVFEKGILKSEGVFVLEHGKDYDFSSHPHFVEHRSYGSVNFSLFRATVK, from the coding sequence ATGAGGATAATAACAGGTAAGTACAAGGGTCGCCACTTTGAGATACCACGCACATTTAAGGCTCGTCCGACGACCGATTTTGCCAAGGAGAATATCTTTAATGTGTTGGTCCAGTATGTGGACTTTGATGATGCTGTGGCTTTGGATCTCTTTTCGGGAACTGGCAGCATCACATTAGAGCTCATCTCGCGCGGTTGCAGTCAAGTGGTCAGTGTTGAGATGGATCGTGACCATCATCGATTCATCACCGATTGCCTGAAGAAATTGGGAACTGACGCATGCATTCCTCTGCGTGGCGATGTGTTCCGTTTCCTGAAATCATGTCATCAGCAGTTTGATTTTATCTTTGCCGATCCTCCCTATGCCCTCAAGGAACTGGCTTCAATCCCCGACTTGGTCTTTGAGAAAGGCATCTTGAAGTCGGAGGGTGTTTTTGTCTTGGAGCACGGTAAAGACTACGATTTCTCGAGTCATCCTCATTTTGTTGAGCACCGAAGTTATGGAAGTGTGAATTTCTCGCTGTTCAGAGCAACGGTGAAATAA
- the cls gene encoding cardiolipin synthase, with the protein MSIYSIIILLYQTIIIITILHVLMDNRQPSKTMAWALVIYFIPLAGLLAYFIFGVNTRKERMASRHTMDQLTKRSMIEFVEQEHLQLPESETPLINLFVNQSFSLPFNHNKIDILTDGYAFFLSLLHDIAAAKDHIHIDVYIFEDDALGRLLTDALIDKARQGVKVRILYDDVGCWSVKTSFFERLRMEGIEAEAFMPVKIPSFANKVNYRNHRKIFVVDGRVGYIGGMNIALRYVKGRKHRPWRDTMLRIEGNGVYSLQRTFLIDWYFVDRTVLTDRRYYPEVNKGLSVDCIVQTVTSEPLAAYPEIMQGYMHIISSARKYLYIETPYFLPPDAILFALKTAAAAGVDVRLMTPRHSDGRLVEWGSRSFLKDMVDAGVKVLLYEKGFLHSKFMVCDDRIATCGSTNVDFRSLENNFEANMFVYNKEVAHRMKQVFLEDERLTTELRTLPKRMRPSFLARLGESIGRLISPLL; encoded by the coding sequence ATGTCCATCTACAGTATTATCATCCTCCTATACCAGACCATCATCATTATCACCATTCTCCATGTGTTGATGGACAATCGCCAGCCATCCAAAACAATGGCATGGGCATTGGTGATATACTTCATCCCGCTGGCTGGATTGCTGGCCTACTTCATCTTCGGCGTCAACACCCGTAAGGAGCGAATGGCCAGCCGCCACACCATGGACCAACTCACCAAACGCAGCATGATAGAGTTTGTTGAGCAAGAACACCTGCAGTTGCCTGAGTCTGAGACACCACTCATCAACCTGTTCGTAAACCAAAGTTTCTCGCTGCCTTTTAATCACAACAAAATAGACATTCTGACCGATGGCTATGCCTTCTTTCTGTCCTTGCTGCACGACATTGCCGCAGCCAAAGACCACATTCACATTGATGTCTATATATTCGAAGACGATGCATTAGGCCGTCTGCTCACCGATGCCTTGATAGACAAGGCCAGACAAGGGGTGAAGGTGAGAATATTATATGACGATGTGGGATGCTGGAGCGTGAAGACCAGCTTCTTCGAGCGACTCCGAATGGAAGGTATCGAGGCCGAAGCATTCATGCCTGTGAAGATTCCCTCGTTTGCCAACAAAGTGAACTACCGCAACCACCGCAAAATATTCGTTGTCGATGGTAGGGTTGGATACATCGGGGGCATGAACATTGCCTTGCGCTATGTGAAAGGACGCAAGCACCGACCTTGGCGAGACACCATGCTGCGCATCGAGGGCAACGGTGTCTATTCGCTGCAACGCACATTCCTCATCGACTGGTATTTCGTGGACAGAACTGTGCTGACTGACCGACGCTACTACCCTGAGGTCAACAAGGGCTTGTCTGTGGACTGCATCGTACAGACGGTGACCAGCGAACCACTGGCAGCTTACCCCGAGATCATGCAGGGCTACATGCACATCATCTCGTCTGCACGCAAATATCTCTATATAGAAACACCCTACTTCCTGCCCCCGGATGCCATTCTCTTTGCACTGAAAACGGCAGCAGCAGCTGGTGTTGACGTGAGGCTGATGACACCAAGACACAGCGACGGGCGACTGGTTGAATGGGGAAGCCGCTCCTTCTTGAAGGATATGGTTGACGCTGGTGTCAAGGTTTTACTCTATGAAAAGGGGTTTCTGCACTCGAAGTTTATGGTGTGCGACGACCGCATAGCCACCTGCGGTTCAACAAACGTAGATTTCCGCAGTCTGGAAAATAACTTCGAGGCTAATATGTTTGTATATAATAAGGAGGTGGCTCATCGCATGAAACAAGTGTTTCTGGAAGACGAGAGACTGACCACCGAACTGCGAACACTTCCCAAGCGCATGCGCCCCAGTTTCCTGGCACGCTTAGGAGAATCTATCGGCAGACTTATTTCACCGTTGCTCTGA
- the dnaG gene encoding DNA primase, whose protein sequence is MIDRATVEKIVDAARIVDVVGEFVTLKKSGVNYKGLCPFHDDRNPSFMVSPSKNICHCFVCGKGGTPANFLMEHEQITYPEALRWLAKKYNIEIVEKELTDEERQEQNDRESMFIVNEWAKDYFHNILLNDPDGLAIGKQYFRSRGIRDDIIEKFQLGYSPQKRDALFLAAKEKGYKQEFLVKTGLCIENERGAYDRYSGRAIFPWFNISGKVVAFGGRVLDSRTKGVAQKYVNSPDSDIYHKERELYGLYQAKRAIVKEDMVFMVEGYTDVIAMHQAGIENVVANSGTALSTHQIHMLHRFTNNITLLYDGDEAGIHAAMRGTDMLLAQGMNIRVLLLPDGDDPDSFARKHSTEELKKYINENQTDFITFKSRLTIENVSDPIKRSEAIGGILKSISVIPDNILRNEYTTNLSHRLNIKEETLIAEMNKCISKNVEEKKKEQVREEQKAEQSSNEELQPLTLHTAAEQSTQVELMLVREIVRHGNDIIYKDVATEDGQTISLTVAQYIQYDLGQDGITFVSPLHNKILEEAVAQCENPNFKSEIYFCSHPDMQISKLATQLAIDRHQLGGRFSIEDDEQNLRQRVLHLIMDYRMNIIENKLKEINQQLNQVNGNMERTMELLKEHVKIKELRDALAKNLGSDLIMK, encoded by the coding sequence ATGATTGACAGAGCGACTGTTGAGAAGATTGTTGACGCAGCAAGAATCGTTGATGTGGTTGGAGAGTTCGTAACGCTGAAGAAGAGCGGTGTGAACTATAAAGGCCTTTGCCCGTTCCACGACGACCGCAACCCATCGTTCATGGTGTCGCCATCGAAAAATATCTGTCACTGTTTCGTGTGTGGCAAGGGTGGCACACCCGCCAACTTCTTGATGGAGCACGAACAAATCACCTACCCCGAAGCCCTGCGCTGGCTGGCCAAGAAGTACAACATCGAAATCGTTGAAAAAGAACTGACCGACGAAGAGCGACAGGAACAGAATGACCGTGAATCGATGTTCATCGTCAACGAATGGGCCAAAGACTACTTCCACAACATTCTTTTGAACGACCCCGACGGACTGGCCATAGGCAAACAGTACTTCCGCAGCCGTGGCATCCGCGATGATATCATTGAGAAATTCCAACTAGGCTACTCGCCACAAAAGCGCGACGCCCTCTTTCTGGCAGCCAAAGAGAAAGGCTACAAGCAGGAGTTTCTCGTAAAAACCGGCTTATGTATTGAGAACGAGCGTGGTGCCTACGATCGCTATAGCGGACGTGCCATCTTTCCCTGGTTCAACATCAGCGGCAAAGTGGTGGCCTTTGGTGGCCGTGTGCTGGACTCACGCACCAAGGGTGTGGCGCAGAAATATGTCAACTCGCCCGATTCCGACATCTATCACAAGGAGCGAGAGCTCTATGGTCTCTACCAAGCCAAGCGCGCCATTGTGAAGGAAGACATGGTTTTCATGGTGGAAGGCTATACCGATGTCATCGCCATGCACCAAGCTGGCATTGAGAACGTGGTGGCCAACAGCGGCACTGCACTCTCTACCCACCAGATTCACATGCTGCACCGCTTCACCAACAACATTACATTGCTCTACGATGGTGACGAGGCTGGCATCCACGCTGCCATGCGTGGTACCGACATGCTGCTGGCACAAGGCATGAACATACGCGTGCTGCTATTGCCCGATGGCGACGACCCCGACTCGTTTGCCCGCAAACACTCCACCGAAGAACTGAAGAAATACATCAACGAGAACCAGACAGACTTTATCACCTTCAAGAGCCGCCTGACCATCGAGAACGTGTCGGACCCCATCAAACGCTCTGAAGCTATTGGTGGCATACTGAAAAGCATCTCGGTGATTCCCGACAACATTCTGCGCAATGAGTACACCACCAACCTGTCTCACCGCCTAAACATCAAGGAGGAGACGCTCATTGCCGAGATGAACAAATGCATCAGCAAGAATGTGGAGGAGAAAAAAAAGGAGCAGGTGCGGGAAGAACAAAAAGCAGAGCAAAGTTCCAACGAGGAACTGCAGCCTCTCACCCTGCATACTGCCGCAGAACAATCCACCCAGGTGGAACTGATGCTGGTAAGAGAGATTGTGCGTCACGGCAATGACATTATTTATAAAGATGTGGCGACGGAAGACGGACAGACCATATCGCTCACTGTCGCACAGTATATTCAGTACGACCTTGGTCAGGATGGCATCACCTTTGTGTCACCTCTCCACAACAAAATCTTGGAGGAAGCTGTGGCACAATGCGAGAATCCCAACTTCAAATCGGAGATTTACTTCTGCAGTCATCCCGACATGCAAATCAGTAAGCTGGCCACCCAGCTTGCCATCGACCGACATCAGCTGGGCGGCCGTTTCTCTATCGAGGATGACGAACAGAACCTGCGGCAACGCGTGCTGCACCTCATCATGGACTATCGCATGAACATCATAGAGAACAAGTTGAAGGAAATCAATCAACAACTGAATCAGGTGAACGGCAATATGGAGCGAACCATGGAACTACTCAAGGAGCATGTGAAGATAAAAGAGTTGCGCGACGCACTGGCCAAGAACCTGGGCAGCGACCTGATCATGAAATAA